TAAGATGAAATGTGGCGATAACACTCAACAACGGGTGGCGCGATCTACCGCAATCTACCACAAACTACCATAATCAGCAAAACAATCTAATGAGAACGAGATCATAGCGTGCAAATGCAGAAAACTGTATAGCTAAACTATGGGTGAAAAACATTGATCTGCAGGTTCATCGCCATTGTTTTCagaggagaaggaaaagaaaagaacagaaagagTAGCAGGAGAATCATCGCGACGCAATTGTGGTCCCTCCTCGCTGGCAAACAAACGACGGATTAGCAAGCGGTCAGCGGCGGATTCACCTCTTGTTGCGGCCGGGTTCGTTCGCAGCTGAGAACAGACGTGCTtgaaaaataaccaaaaaatcATGGTAAAATACAAATCTGACAAAGCAAATAATGTTCATAATTGTAAACGAATGTCtttattcgcttttttcaCAACCCTGGCGGTTCGGAAACGCATCAGTCCAGTCAACGAGAAGAAGAACTGACGCATATATCATGAAATGAATAGGCAATCGATGTCTGGGAAGTGCGGAagttttctgcagttttcaaCGAGAACTAAGAAAAAGTCGGGAAGAATCACAAACACAAAACGTGACTGAACTGCAATCAAGGCAAATTAGCAAAGAAATTAATCGGATCACTTATAGTCGCATGATAAATATTATTTAGTTTGCAAGGAAGAAAGGAACACAGTTTTTCTCACgaaatgaacaagaaaaagacaTAATAAATGTAAAGGAGTCCAAAGTATATTTCAGAATAGTATAAATATTCATACTATGAAACTAGTTATGCTAGTTTCACTGAAGAATTGGCATGAACGTCTCTTCGGCAgatcaaataatgaaaaagtcGATGGCGTCCTACATTTTTCCAAGCTGAATTAGTACAAGGGATTTCTCTCGTGAATGGGAAATATGAACCTTTTTGCATCAACATTTCAGAGTGGAGTATAGTGGGGTAGATTTTCGGTGTAACgtagaacttctttttttcttttcttcttttttgaacaaaaatgtcCAAACTTTTAAGTAAGTTATCGCGCAAGACAGTAAATTTTCACCACttatggagttttttttaacagtgaAAATGTAGGCAAGCGTGGATTAAGGCGTGCTTACCGTCTCATTTCCAAAATGTTTCCTTTGAAGCATTTCAACATTGATTTGTTCTCAGCGCTGGTTTGAGGAAATGTCTAATCGCGCTGATTCGAATACCGTACGAGGGGTAAGGTGTCGTTGGGGGgcgggcactcagtggcgcccttatttctcgaagctgtaacttactttttttttctcttattaacttaagtttacataGATCATATCAATTTTGTCATAGATGCTCtcctaagactaatgcttaggcctcagggccccgattgatttgattgtttACTTCGGGAAATAAAGGCGCCACGGAGTGCTCCCCCCAATGACACTTTACCCCCTTACGAGATCGTTCCACGTTCTTCTCATCCTCAAAATGGCCCAATTGCATGGTAAAATCGCTTAGGTTTGAGTAAATACATGAAAAGGGAAACATTAATGCAGAAATGGATGattagaaaggaaaagaaagagttaGTTGAACAATTCAATGAGTTTTTCAATATTGCAACAAATTTTGAACACAAAATCGCGGGAAAACAATCGAACAAAATTGGAACAAAACAGCGGATCCGGGGGATTAGGCCGAATCCATGCGCACACCGATGTCGCGTCAGTGCAACGAGGTGGCGCAAAGGGCGAGTACCGCCCTCCCGACCATAGTGCGTCCCTGTTAGTGTCGACATAAACTCTCCTAACGGACGCCAGGAACGATGTAGAGTGCATTTCGATGCTCTGTGAAAGCTCGACGAGTTGTAAAGGGAGTCGTATGTCGCTGATGCTATGGCTATGGCATAGCGAGCGCAATGGACGGGCGGCGTTACACTGATGGAAACATCAAAAACTCGTTTTCTGTGGCGGGGTGTCGGATTATCGTTGCAAGAACCTCGCCAGTCAAGACAAAAGACGTGGGGACGAGCACTTTCGGAGTTCTTCTGTATGGTAAATGTAGGTGTAGATACGATAGGAAAGTGATGAAGAGTCAATCAATAGGTGAACCGGTTTGAAAATTGCGGTCGAGCGCTGTGATGACGGTTAGTTTTGAAGGTTATGCTTTGAGAACGGTATTCCGATGAATGTTATGACCGGAAGGCATAGCATCCAGTAGTATTCATGTTTCCTACGAGTTTTCTAGCACTTTTTTGGAGCGTTGTCTCTGTCTGCTTGCATAGATATGATAAATAAATCGAAGCTGCTCAGGTGGAACaaaattcttcgtttttttttctgtatttttgaaCTGTTTCTTCAGTTCCTTTGGCAGAACAATGTATGCcttctgaaatgaaatttgtaaCCACGTATTTCTTAAGGGACAATTCAAAGACAGCAGTATTTTGCTTTGAACCCGGCGTCGCCGAAAACACAACTGACGTGGACATCGTGAACGGAGCACGTCCAAGTTTCATGGACATGCACTCACCGGACATAAAAAGAGTGGTAAAAAGCAAGATAAagagctttttcttcttcttcagaaattcctttcaaaaactCTGCTTTTTACACGGAATAGTTGAAATAGTGTAATAAGTTGTGTATTTACAGAATCAGATTACACTTATGGCTGGCTGTGTTGAAGCGCTCTATTGgatactttctttctttttttgctactgATCGtccaacagaaataaaaattttcatatttttgaggATGAAAAGCAGgatgaaaataaacatgaGCAACGCTGGAACACCCTTCAAAAATGCGCTCGGTtaacagagaaaaa
This window of the Necator americanus strain Aroian chromosome III, whole genome shotgun sequence genome carries:
- a CDS encoding hypothetical protein (NECATOR_CHRIII.G8958.T1) translates to MINKSKLLRDNSKTAVFCFEPGVAENTTDVDIVNGARPSFMDMHSPDIKRVNQITLMAGCVEALYWILSFFFCY